The following proteins are encoded in a genomic region of Enoplosus armatus isolate fEnoArm2 chromosome 11, fEnoArm2.hap1, whole genome shotgun sequence:
- the LOC139292951 gene encoding exosomal polycystin-1-interacting protein-like, which yields MEMSLNTVSSASLPWSLWLLFFLTPVTQTTSSAPASETSLPVNTTLLFDSGTPGSNLRNCSCSTPVLDCNEALANSLCRCHTVLRSALPPAGLREPGPLTVWVKELWVLEELLNRSMVGHLRLSFCGVKPVRSRYLALRGLRTLRIHSDAPEAPYPNQEITISPAAGVAAELEALSLDFSSSFHVTFVDVAVLNGLSALKAYSVVGPPGHNLSQHFLHLDLPLALPSSATPDDPMDPSQRAAEPLQSLFITFVY from the coding sequence ATGGAGATGTCTCTAAACACAGTCTCCTCTGCCTCGTTGCCGTGGTCACTGTGGTTGCTGTTCTTCCTGACCCCCGTCACCCAGACGACAAGCTCTGCCCCCGCATCTGAAACTTCTCTGCCGGTCAATACCACGCTGTTGTTCGACAGTGGCACCCCGGGTTCCAACCTGCGGAACTGCAGCTGTTCTACGCCCGTTCTGGACTGCAACGAAGCTCTGGCCAACTCGCTGTGCAGATGCCACACCGTGTTGCGCTCCGctctgccccctgctggcctcAGAGAGCCTGGACCGCTCACTGTCTGGGTGAAGGAGCTCTGGgtcctggaggagctgctgaacaGGAGCATGGTTGGCCATTTGCGGCTGTCATTTTGTGGAGTAAAGCCAGTGCGCAGTCGGTACCTGGCTCTGCGAGGTCTACGGACCCTCAGGATCCACAGTGACGCCCCAGAAGCTCCTTACCCCAACCAGGAAATTACAATCTCCCCGGCAGCGGGGGTTGCAGCGGAGCTTGAGGCCCTCTCCTTggacttctcctcctccttccacgTGACCTTTGTGGACGTAGCGGTGCTCAACGGGCTCTCTGCCCTAAAGGCATACAGTGTGGTGGGACCACCTGGTCACAACCTCTCCCAGCACTTCCTCCACCTGGACTTGCCCCTTGCTCTGCCCTCCTCTGCTACTCCGGATGACCCCATGGACCCCAGCCAGCGGGCTGCAGAGCCTCTGCAGAGCCTGTTTATTACGTTTGTCTACTAA
- the LOC139292255 gene encoding interferon lambda receptor 1-like — MMSGPPPVLWLMLLLDPVLSSLPAPVNVHVDSVNFRHVLRWDPGPGTPPGTQFKVFTRVYGEERKGPQNLTKTSLKLKLDNSMRYYLTVQASYNQTLSPESHVTFNPYEDTTIGPPKLSLAGCGNCIHVNVSLHKNIQKFYDAHFKVLWRKRKEAEVSHEIRESKSFTIKNLENGMEYCVQVHTMIRLNQHTKPSAWNCTFTSIVEPSRGPLVLGAVAALLIFVAGVLMTSVFCLHYTGFLCKLKATLPRALIAALNQGYTLTPERTIPDHVSISSEMAKQRKHNNPTTPQLATGGANSEEEEEEEEEGINIYMDRGAELSSGDSSCLESSDVSGNSTAGASGDLGGSWTVEAEVPHTEFEVEVSRGGLDQDEAKAEGAEVSFTPEGGQTKVQRHVIDEMEEEEEEEVVCDSSGNVNLFSVTLGSLAVYDEEETEGQNSTDSLTDVLKLPSLEPPLPTDSKRTLSHYPDSQTESTVALMLPTQVDFTATGYAGRRAGASSGCLKTCDGNTQHEEAQEEEEEEEEEFSGYMRHT, encoded by the exons ATGATGAGCGGTCCGCCTCCGGTGCTGTGgctgatgttgctgctggaCCCGG TGCTCAGTTCCCTTCCTGCACCGGTCAATGTTCACGTCGACTCCGTCAACTTCCGCCATGTCCTGCGTTGGGATCCTGGGCCCGGCACCCCACCGGGAACACAGTTCAAGGTCTTCACgag GGTGTACGGGGAAGAGCGGAAAGGGCCTCAAAACTTAACAAAGACATCACTTAAGCTGAAGCTTGACAACTCCATGAGGTATTACCTGACGGTCCAGGCGTCCTACAACCAAACCCTGTCTCCAGAGTCCCATGTCACCTTCAACCCTTACGAAGACA CCACAATAGGTCCTCCAAAACTCTCACTGGCTGGATGTGGCAACTGCATCCACGTCAACGTTTCACTGCACAAGAATATCCAGAAATTCTACGATGCTCACTTCAAAGTCTTGTGGAGGAAACGTAAAGAAGCAGAG GTATCCCACGAAATTCGAGAGTCCAAGAGTTTCACTATTAAAAACCTAGAGAATGGTATGGAGTACTGTGTGCAGGTGCACACAATGATTCGTCTGAACCAACACACCAAGCCATCCGCTTGGAATTGCACCTTCACTAGCATTGTGGAGCCGAGCAGAG gccCTCTTGTTTTAGGCGCAGTTGCTGCTCTTCTGATTTTTGTTGCCGGTGTCCTGATGACCTCCGTGTTTTGCCTCCACTACACTGGATTTCTTTGTAAACTGAAGGCAACTCTGCCCAGAGCACTAATT GCGGCTCTGAACCAAGGCTACACCCTGACACCAGAGAGGACAATCCCTGACCACGTCTCCATTAGCTCAGAGATGGCGAAACAGAGGAAGCACAACAATCCCACAACGCCACAACTTGCCACCGGGGGCGCTAActcggaggaggaggaagaggaggaagaggaagggataAACATCTACATGGACAGAGGTGCAGAGCTTTCCTCAGGTGACAGTTCCTGCCTGGAGTCCAGTGATGTGTCTGGGAACAGCACGGCGGGTGCGTCAGGGGACCTGGGGGGGAGTTGGACGGTGGAGGCGGAGGTACCGCACACAGAATTTGAGGTTGAGGTCTCACGTGGGGGGCTTGATCAAGATGAGGCCAAAGCTGAAGGAGCAGAGGTTTCTTTCACGCCTGAGGGGGGTCAAACTAAAGTCCAGAGACATGTCATagatgagatggaggaggaggaggaggaggaggtggtgtgtgACAGCTCAGGCAACGTCAACCTGTTCTCAGTCACCCTCGGCTCACTGGCTGTATACGATGAAGAGGAGACGGAAGGGCAGAATTCAACAGACTCCCTCACAGATGTTTTGAAACTGCCCAGTCTGGAGCCTCCACTGCCCACAGACTCAAAACGGACTTTGAGCCACTACCCGGACTCACAAACCGAGTCGACGGTGGCATTGATGCTACCTACACAAGTAGACTTTACTGCGACTGGTTACGCAGGCAGACGTGCAGGCGCTTCGTCTGGCTGCCTCAAGACCTGTGATGGTAACACACAGCATGAAGAGgcacaagaggaggaggaggaggaggaggaggaattcTCTGGATATATG